The following coding sequences are from one Verrucosispora sp. WMMD573 window:
- a CDS encoding proline dehydrogenase family protein yields the protein MLRSVILAASRSSRVERLVATAPFSRDVVRRFVAGAKTDDALRATRELVDDGLAVTLDNLGEDTVTGEQANAIRDEYLTLLRMLAEAKLTPAAEVSVKLSALGQAFDEQLAYDNARAICAAAEAAGTTVTLDMEDHTTTDSTLDILTKLRKDHPSTGAVLQAYLRRTESDCRELASAGSRVRLCKGAYREPESVAYQSAREVDKSYVRCLNVLMSGDGYPMLATHDPRLIAIGEDRARWFDRDPDRFEFQMLYGIRPEEQARLVGEGYTVRTYVPYGDDWYGYLMRRLAERPANLAFFARALTSKK from the coding sequence ATGCTCCGTTCCGTCATCCTCGCCGCCTCCCGGTCATCCCGGGTCGAGCGGCTCGTCGCGACGGCCCCGTTCTCCCGGGACGTCGTCCGCCGGTTCGTCGCCGGCGCCAAGACCGACGACGCGTTGCGCGCGACTCGCGAACTCGTTGACGACGGTCTCGCGGTCACCCTCGACAATCTCGGCGAGGACACCGTCACCGGCGAACAGGCCAACGCCATCCGGGACGAGTACCTCACGCTGCTGCGAATGCTCGCCGAGGCGAAGCTGACGCCCGCCGCGGAGGTGAGTGTGAAGCTGTCCGCGCTCGGCCAGGCGTTCGACGAGCAACTCGCCTACGACAACGCCCGGGCGATCTGCGCCGCCGCCGAGGCGGCGGGCACCACGGTCACCCTGGACATGGAGGACCACACCACCACCGACTCGACCCTGGACATCCTGACCAAGCTCCGGAAGGACCACCCGTCGACCGGGGCGGTGCTGCAGGCATACCTGCGGCGTACCGAGTCCGACTGCCGCGAGTTGGCGTCGGCCGGGTCACGGGTGCGGCTGTGCAAGGGCGCGTACCGGGAACCGGAGTCGGTGGCCTACCAGTCGGCCCGTGAGGTCGACAAGTCGTACGTCCGGTGCCTCAACGTCCTGATGTCCGGCGACGGCTACCCGATGCTGGCCACCCACGATCCGCGCCTGATCGCGATCGGCGAGGACCGGGCGCGTTGGTTCGACCGTGACCCCGACCGCTTCGAGTTCCAGATGCTCTACGGCATCCGGCCAGAGGAGCAGGCTCGCCTGGTCGGCGAGGGCTACACGGTGCGCACCTACGTGCCCTACGGCGATGACTGGTACGGCTATCTGATGCGCCGCCTCGCCGAGCGCCCCGCCAACCTGGCCTTCTTCGCCCGCGCGCTCACCTCCAAGAAGTAG
- the phoU gene encoding phosphate signaling complex protein PhoU, which translates to MRDEFRAELEAVSQLLVEMADGVRAALRQATRALLTADRRAAESVIERDAEIDGLYRQVEERVCDLLARQAPVASDLRAMITALHVAADLERMGDLADHVAKTALRRHPSPAVPAELRPVFTDMAGIADRMAEKIASVLAHPDADLAAELDSDDDAMDELHKGLFGVLLGADWPYGVETAIDATLLGRFYERFADHAVNSAEHVVYLITGEPVTSP; encoded by the coding sequence ATGCGCGACGAGTTCCGGGCCGAACTTGAGGCCGTCAGCCAACTGCTTGTCGAGATGGCCGACGGAGTTCGGGCGGCGCTGCGGCAGGCGACCCGCGCCCTGCTCACCGCCGACCGCCGGGCTGCCGAGTCCGTGATCGAGCGGGACGCGGAGATCGACGGGCTGTACCGCCAGGTGGAGGAGCGCGTCTGCGATCTGCTGGCCCGCCAGGCACCGGTCGCCTCCGACCTGCGCGCCATGATCACTGCGCTGCACGTGGCCGCCGATCTGGAGCGGATGGGCGACCTGGCCGACCACGTGGCCAAGACCGCGCTTCGCCGGCACCCGTCGCCGGCCGTCCCGGCGGAGCTGCGCCCGGTCTTCACGGACATGGCGGGCATCGCCGACCGGATGGCCGAGAAGATCGCCTCGGTGCTGGCCCACCCCGACGCCGACCTGGCCGCCGAACTGGACAGCGACGACGACGCCATGGACGAGCTGCACAAGGGGTTGTTCGGGGTGCTGCTCGGCGCGGACTGGCCGTACGGGGTGGAGACCGCCATCGACGCCACCCTGCTCGGTCGCTTCTACGAGCGTTTCGCCGACCACGCGGTCAACAGCGCCGAACACGTGGTCTACCTGATCACCGGCGAACCGGTCACCTCTCCCTGA
- a CDS encoding ATP-binding protein: MTWAVTVGVAAALVIGVAAGLWLSRFGKGRLAIVDEVQVGLGRRAIDSLRAGVVVLDADDVPVLVNPAARAMGLLRTGGRPGSIMAHPLIRTLAGQVRRTGVRREIELDLPRGRDNAGENPLGVHLRAMGLGNGYIAVEAADVTESHRLARVRRDFVANVSHELKTPIGALQLLAEALLDATEPADEGRPDLSEDMVAARRFAERIQHESTRLGRLVQELLELTRLQGAEPQPAPEPVAVDWVISEVIDRTRTAAAARRIEVTVEAERGLTVYGSDNQLATAVANLVENALNYSGEDTTVRIAARAAGEQVEIAVTDQGIGIAPTDVDRIFERFYRADQARSRATGGTGLGLAIVKHIASNHGGRVEVASTLGGGSTFTLRLPARPPDDLLATLPPAEIEAGPAELRQV; encoded by the coding sequence GTGACGTGGGCGGTGACGGTGGGTGTGGCTGCGGCCCTGGTGATCGGGGTCGCCGCCGGCCTGTGGTTGTCCCGGTTCGGTAAGGGGAGGCTCGCGATCGTCGACGAAGTGCAGGTCGGGCTCGGCCGCCGCGCGATCGATTCGCTGCGCGCGGGGGTCGTGGTGCTCGACGCGGACGATGTGCCCGTACTTGTCAATCCCGCGGCACGGGCGATGGGGCTGCTGCGTACCGGTGGGCGGCCGGGTTCGATCATGGCGCATCCGCTGATTCGTACCCTGGCGGGGCAGGTGCGGCGCACCGGGGTGCGGCGCGAGATCGAACTCGACCTGCCCCGAGGTCGCGACAACGCCGGGGAGAATCCGCTTGGCGTGCACCTGCGCGCGATGGGGCTGGGCAACGGCTACATCGCGGTGGAGGCGGCCGACGTGACCGAATCGCACCGGTTGGCCCGGGTGCGCCGGGACTTCGTGGCCAATGTCAGCCACGAACTGAAGACCCCGATCGGCGCGTTGCAGCTGCTCGCCGAGGCGCTGCTGGACGCCACCGAGCCGGCCGACGAGGGGCGCCCGGATCTCTCCGAGGATATGGTCGCCGCCCGGCGGTTCGCCGAACGTATCCAGCACGAGTCGACCCGGTTGGGCCGGCTGGTGCAGGAGCTGCTGGAGTTGACCCGACTTCAGGGCGCCGAACCGCAGCCGGCTCCCGAGCCGGTCGCGGTGGACTGGGTGATCTCCGAGGTGATCGATCGCACCCGGACCGCCGCCGCCGCCCGCCGGATCGAGGTGACCGTCGAAGCGGAGCGGGGCCTGACCGTGTACGGCAGCGACAACCAACTCGCCACCGCGGTGGCGAATCTGGTGGAGAACGCCCTGAACTACTCCGGCGAGGACACGACGGTACGCATCGCCGCCCGGGCCGCCGGGGAGCAGGTGGAGATCGCGGTCACCGACCAGGGCATCGGCATCGCCCCCACCGACGTCGACCGCATCTTCGAGCGGTTCTACCGGGCCGATCAGGCGCGGTCGCGGGCCACCGGCGGCACCGGCCTCGGGTTGGCGATCGTCAAGCACATCGCGAGCAACCATGGCGGCCGGGTGGAGGTGGCGAGCACTCTTGGTGGTGGGTCGACGTTCACCCTCCGGCTGCCCGCCCGCCCGCCGGACGACCTGCTGGCGACACTGCCGCCTGCTGAGATCGAGGCCGGTCCGGCCGAGCTCCGGCAGGTCTGA
- a CDS encoding glutathionylspermidine synthase family protein: protein MRREPTTPRPDWDTTIREQGLVYVDTELPDGGVMSYWDESAAYAFELDEVLRLEEATEELHRMSVAAAEHVVARNRYAEFGIPAWAAEAVARSLRETPPTLYGRFDLWYDGSWPPKLLEYNADTPTALVEASIIQWYWLEHTRPDLDQWNSLHERLVGSWAKIGAGLYDRRVHVVWSNEEETGEDHMTAGYLAETARQAGLDVELLPIQDLGWDGRRFIDTDDRPVTTCFKLYPWEWMLAEPYGPLALTPGTPTTWIEPAWKLLLSNKALLAVLWELYPGHELLLPAYLDSPRGMPEYVAKPLLGREGAAVRIVTPNEEISNPGDYGDEGFCYQEFRALPEFAGSHLVLGSWIVDGESAGAGLRESASLITDGYARFLPHYIDAPRPG from the coding sequence GTGCGTCGCGAACCGACCACACCGCGCCCCGACTGGGACACCACCATCCGGGAGCAGGGCCTGGTCTACGTCGACACGGAACTACCCGACGGTGGGGTGATGTCCTACTGGGACGAGTCCGCCGCGTACGCCTTCGAGCTGGACGAGGTGCTGCGCCTGGAGGAGGCCACCGAGGAACTGCACCGGATGTCGGTGGCCGCCGCCGAACACGTGGTGGCGCGCAACCGGTACGCCGAGTTCGGCATCCCGGCGTGGGCGGCCGAGGCGGTCGCCCGCTCGCTGCGGGAGACGCCACCGACCCTCTACGGCCGTTTCGACCTCTGGTACGACGGCAGCTGGCCGCCGAAGCTGCTGGAGTACAACGCCGACACCCCGACCGCGCTGGTCGAGGCGAGCATCATCCAGTGGTACTGGCTGGAACACACCCGACCGGACCTGGACCAGTGGAACAGCCTGCACGAACGGCTCGTCGGCAGCTGGGCGAAGATCGGCGCCGGGCTGTACGACCGGCGGGTGCACGTGGTGTGGTCGAACGAGGAGGAGACCGGCGAGGACCACATGACCGCCGGCTACCTGGCCGAGACCGCCCGCCAGGCGGGGCTGGACGTGGAGCTGCTGCCGATTCAGGATCTCGGCTGGGACGGCCGACGCTTCATCGACACCGACGACCGCCCGGTCACCACCTGCTTCAAGCTCTACCCGTGGGAGTGGATGCTCGCCGAGCCGTACGGTCCGCTGGCTCTGACGCCGGGCACCCCGACCACCTGGATCGAACCGGCCTGGAAGCTGCTGTTGTCGAACAAGGCGCTGCTGGCCGTGCTGTGGGAGTTGTACCCGGGGCACGAGCTGCTGCTGCCGGCGTACCTGGACTCGCCGCGCGGGATGCCCGAATACGTGGCCAAGCCGCTGCTCGGGCGGGAGGGGGCCGCGGTGCGGATCGTCACCCCCAACGAGGAGATCAGCAATCCGGGTGACTACGGCGACGAGGGCTTCTGCTACCAGGAGTTCCGGGCGTTGCCCGAGTTCGCCGGGAGCCACCTGGTGCTGGGCAGTTGGATCGTCGACGGGGAGTCGGCGGGTGCCGGGCTGCGGGAGAGCGCGAGCCTGATCACCGACGGCTACGCGCGGTTCCTGCCGCACTACATCGATGCGCCACGCCCGGGGTGA
- a CDS encoding phosphoglyceromutase: MTASEGPTVGTLVLLRHGESDWNAKNLFTGWVDVDLTAKGEDEARRGGELLREHGLLPDVVHTSVMRRAIRTAELALNAADRHWIAVRRSWRLNERHYGALQGKNKKQTLDEYGEEQFMLWRRSYDTPPPPIEDDDEWSQVGDPRYALLPTELMPRTECLKDVVERMLPYWYDSIVPDILAGRTVLVAAHGNSLRALVKHLDQISDEAIAKLNIPTGIPLRYDLDPLLRPQTLGGTYLDPEAAKAAAAAVANQGR; this comes from the coding sequence ATGACAGCTAGCGAGGGGCCCACCGTCGGGACGCTGGTCCTGCTGCGGCACGGCGAGAGCGACTGGAACGCCAAGAACCTCTTCACCGGCTGGGTCGACGTCGACCTGACCGCGAAGGGCGAGGACGAGGCGCGCCGCGGCGGCGAGCTGCTGCGCGAGCACGGCCTGCTGCCGGACGTGGTGCACACCAGCGTGATGCGCCGCGCCATCCGGACCGCCGAGTTGGCGCTGAACGCCGCGGACCGGCACTGGATCGCGGTGCGTCGGTCCTGGCGGCTGAACGAGCGCCACTATGGGGCGTTGCAGGGCAAGAACAAGAAGCAGACCCTGGATGAGTACGGCGAGGAGCAGTTCATGCTCTGGCGCCGGTCGTACGACACCCCGCCGCCGCCGATCGAGGACGACGACGAGTGGTCGCAGGTGGGTGATCCGCGTTACGCGCTGCTGCCGACCGAGCTGATGCCGCGTACCGAGTGCCTGAAGGACGTCGTCGAGCGGATGCTGCCGTACTGGTACGACTCGATCGTGCCGGACATCCTGGCCGGCCGCACGGTGCTGGTGGCCGCGCACGGCAACTCGTTGCGGGCGTTGGTCAAGCACCTGGACCAGATCAGTGACGAGGCCATCGCGAAGCTCAACATCCCCACCGGAATTCCGCTGCGCTACGACCTGGACCCGCTGCTGCGTCCGCAGACGCTGGGCGGCACCTACCTCGACCCGGAGGCCGCCAAGGCGGCTGCCGCCGCCGTGGCCAACCAGGGTCGTTGA
- a CDS encoding sugar phosphate isomerase/epimerase, which produces MTSRVPVLLSSSSVFPERTAAAFQLAATHGYDGLEVMVWTDAVSQDAGALRGLSDHYGVPVLSVHAPCLLVTQRVWSPDPWERLRRAAVLAETLEAPTVVVHPPFTWQRDYARGFAEGLDRVAGEFGGLRFAVENMYPVRMAGRQFVPYVPGWDPTEAGYASYTLDLSHCAASHTDALAMADRMGNGLAHVHLGDGTGEGRDEHLVPGRGNQPCAELLRSLAGRGFTGSVAVEVTTRGAKSRQVREADLREALAFARQHLSTPSPVDA; this is translated from the coding sequence GTGACTTCCCGCGTCCCGGTGCTCCTGTCCAGTTCCTCGGTCTTCCCTGAGCGGACCGCGGCGGCGTTTCAGCTGGCCGCGACGCACGGCTACGACGGCCTTGAGGTGATGGTGTGGACCGACGCGGTCAGCCAGGACGCGGGCGCGTTGCGCGGACTCTCCGATCACTACGGGGTGCCGGTGCTCTCCGTGCACGCTCCGTGCCTGCTGGTCACGCAGCGGGTGTGGAGTCCCGACCCGTGGGAGCGGCTGCGCCGGGCGGCGGTGCTGGCCGAGACGCTGGAAGCACCGACCGTCGTGGTGCACCCGCCGTTCACCTGGCAGCGGGATTACGCGCGAGGCTTCGCCGAGGGGCTCGACCGGGTGGCCGGCGAGTTCGGCGGCCTGCGGTTCGCGGTGGAGAACATGTACCCGGTACGGATGGCCGGCCGCCAGTTCGTGCCGTACGTGCCCGGTTGGGATCCCACCGAGGCCGGTTACGCCTCGTACACGCTCGACCTGTCGCACTGCGCGGCCTCGCACACCGACGCGTTGGCGATGGCCGACCGGATGGGCAACGGTCTGGCGCACGTGCACCTCGGTGACGGCACCGGCGAGGGCCGCGACGAGCATCTGGTGCCGGGACGCGGCAACCAGCCCTGCGCCGAGCTGCTGCGTTCGCTGGCCGGGCGGGGCTTCACCGGCTCGGTGGCGGTGGAGGTGACCACCCGGGGCGCGAAGAGCCGACAGGTCCGCGAGGCGGATCTGCGCGAGGCGCTGGCGTTCGCCCGTCAGCACCTCAGCACGCCGTCCCCGGTCGACGCCTGA
- a CDS encoding CGNR zinc finger domain-containing protein, with protein MNFDAYARTGVDLVNARLDDLDDLRAIFCDDQEWMRDEVAERDLPTFRRAQKRLRDVFEYGTSGRDVEAVSELNSLLEAFPVQPRISGHDSSDWHMHVTSRGASVSSEYLAGAVWGLSVWLCEYGSARFGVCADDRCGNVYLDTSSNCCRRFCSERCATRSHVAAHRARKRAAVPSQPDPLTPVS; from the coding sequence GTGAACTTCGACGCGTACGCCCGAACCGGGGTTGACCTCGTCAACGCGCGCCTGGATGACCTCGACGATCTGCGGGCCATCTTCTGCGACGACCAGGAGTGGATGCGCGACGAGGTCGCGGAGCGGGACCTGCCGACCTTCCGGCGCGCGCAGAAGCGACTGCGTGACGTCTTCGAGTACGGCACCTCGGGGCGGGACGTCGAGGCGGTGAGCGAACTGAACTCCCTGCTGGAGGCGTTCCCGGTGCAGCCGCGCATCTCGGGGCACGACTCCAGCGACTGGCACATGCACGTGACCAGCCGGGGTGCCTCGGTCAGTTCGGAGTATCTGGCCGGCGCGGTCTGGGGTCTGTCGGTGTGGCTTTGCGAGTACGGCAGCGCCCGGTTCGGCGTCTGCGCCGACGACCGCTGCGGCAACGTCTACCTGGACACCTCGTCGAACTGCTGCCGGCGGTTCTGCTCGGAGCGCTGCGCCACCCGCTCACACGTGGCCGCCCACCGGGCCCGCAAGCGGGCCGCCGTGCCCAGCCAGCCGGATCCGCTGACACCGGTTTCCTGA
- a CDS encoding response regulator transcription factor: MSRVLVVEDEESFSDALSYMLRKEGFEVSVAATGTSALTEFDRTGADIVLLDLMLPEMSGTEVCRQLRQRSHVPIIMVTARDSEIDKVVGLEIGADDYVTKPYSPRELVARIRAVLRRQSPEAPESGAPTLAAGPVRMDIERHVVTVDGGAVQLPLKEFELLELLLRNAGRVLTRGQLIDRVWGADYVGDTKTLDVHVKRLRSKIEPEPSTPRHIVTVRGLGYKFEP; the protein is encoded by the coding sequence TTGAGTCGCGTTCTGGTGGTCGAGGACGAGGAGTCGTTCTCGGACGCACTGTCGTACATGCTCCGCAAGGAGGGGTTCGAGGTCTCCGTGGCCGCCACGGGGACGTCGGCTCTCACCGAGTTCGACCGGACCGGTGCCGACATCGTCCTGCTCGACCTGATGCTGCCGGAGATGTCCGGTACCGAGGTCTGCCGGCAGCTGCGCCAGCGCTCGCACGTGCCGATCATCATGGTCACGGCTCGGGACAGCGAGATCGACAAGGTGGTCGGCCTGGAGATCGGGGCCGACGACTACGTGACCAAGCCGTACTCCCCCCGGGAACTGGTCGCCCGGATCCGCGCGGTGCTGCGCCGGCAGAGCCCGGAGGCCCCCGAGTCGGGCGCGCCGACGCTCGCCGCCGGTCCGGTCCGGATGGACATCGAGCGGCACGTGGTGACGGTGGACGGCGGCGCGGTGCAACTGCCGCTCAAGGAGTTCGAGCTGCTCGAACTGCTGCTGCGCAACGCGGGCCGGGTGCTCACCCGGGGGCAGTTGATCGACCGCGTCTGGGGCGCCGACTACGTCGGCGACACGAAGACGCTGGACGTGCACGTCAAGCGGCTGCGCTCCAAGATCGAGCCGGAGCCGTCCACTCCGCGTCACATCGTCACGGTGCGCGGTCTCGGCTACAAGTTCGAGCCCTGA
- a CDS encoding MFS transporter, whose amino-acid sequence MRAMQGWFRDTTGGLPRTFWYLWTGTLINRLGSFVLVFLAIYLTQERGFSASQAGLVLGAWGVGGAVGTTAGGTLTDRWGRRPTLLTAHLGAAAMMLALGFARDLWTVAAGALLLGLFAEAARPAFGAMMIDVVPERDRLRAFSLNYWAINLGFACAAVLAGFAAQAGYLLLFVVNATTTVVTALIIFVKVRETRTVTVGMPRGGVSAGALRTILTDRVFLGFVALNLLGALVFLQHISMLPIAMADSGLSPATYGSVIALNGVLIVAGQLFVPRLIKGRNRSHVLALAAVVMGVGFGLTAFAEVAWFYGLTVLIWTLGEMLNSPSNATLIAELSPTELRGRYQGVFSLSWQLAGAAAPILGGLVREQAGNATLWAGCAAIGLVMAVGHLLSGPARERRALVLRTAGAAPVVTVQSTAPQPAAPQAAEPVATSRR is encoded by the coding sequence GTGCGCGCGATGCAGGGGTGGTTCCGGGACACCACGGGCGGGCTACCGAGGACCTTCTGGTACCTCTGGACGGGCACGCTGATCAACCGGCTCGGCTCGTTCGTCCTGGTCTTCCTCGCCATCTACCTGACCCAGGAACGCGGCTTCTCCGCCTCGCAGGCCGGGCTGGTGCTCGGCGCGTGGGGCGTCGGCGGTGCGGTCGGCACCACCGCCGGCGGCACCCTGACCGACCGATGGGGTCGCCGACCGACCCTGCTCACCGCCCACCTCGGCGCCGCGGCCATGATGCTCGCCCTGGGCTTCGCCCGTGACCTGTGGACCGTCGCAGCGGGCGCGTTGCTGCTCGGCCTCTTCGCCGAGGCGGCCCGCCCCGCGTTCGGCGCGATGATGATCGACGTGGTGCCGGAGCGGGACCGGCTTCGCGCCTTCTCGCTCAACTACTGGGCGATCAACCTCGGTTTCGCCTGCGCCGCCGTGCTCGCCGGGTTCGCCGCGCAGGCCGGCTACCTGCTGCTCTTCGTGGTCAATGCGACCACCACGGTGGTCACCGCGCTGATCATCTTCGTGAAGGTCAGGGAGACCCGGACGGTCACCGTCGGCATGCCGCGCGGCGGCGTCTCGGCCGGTGCCCTGCGGACCATCCTGACCGATCGGGTCTTCCTCGGCTTCGTCGCGCTGAATCTCCTCGGGGCGCTGGTCTTCCTTCAGCACATCTCGATGCTGCCGATCGCGATGGCCGACTCCGGCCTGAGCCCCGCCACGTACGGATCGGTGATCGCACTCAACGGCGTGCTGATCGTGGCAGGCCAGCTCTTCGTGCCCCGACTGATCAAGGGGCGCAACCGCTCACACGTGCTCGCCCTGGCCGCGGTGGTGATGGGCGTGGGCTTCGGGCTGACCGCATTCGCCGAGGTCGCCTGGTTCTACGGGCTGACGGTGCTGATCTGGACGCTCGGGGAGATGCTCAACTCGCCGTCCAACGCCACCCTCATCGCCGAACTCTCCCCGACCGAGCTGCGTGGCCGCTACCAGGGCGTCTTCTCGCTCTCCTGGCAGCTGGCCGGGGCGGCGGCGCCGATCCTCGGCGGACTGGTGCGGGAGCAGGCCGGTAACGCGACCCTCTGGGCCGGCTGTGCGGCGATCGGCCTGGTCATGGCGGTGGGCCACCTGCTCTCCGGGCCCGCGCGGGAACGGCGTGCCCTCGTGTTGCGTACCGCCGGCGCCGCCCCCGTGGTGACGGTGCAGTCGACCGCACCGCAGCCCGCCGCACCGCAGGCGGCCGAGCCGGTGGCCACCTCCCGGAGGTGA
- a CDS encoding alpha/beta hydrolase: MTTSWVERAGGRIAYEVHGQGPLVVLSHGMGENRRSYRHLIPLLVAAGYRVASIDVRGHGDSSADWPSYAPVEVGGDLLAVVRDLGGGPAVLVGNSSSGAAVVFAAADAPDLVNGIVLVGAFVNQPKLNPFLRLAQTVVLRSPRLFGLFHRTLFPVHRPADDAEYRRQLVAALRRPGRMAPVRGVIHPVQPHWTARAPQVRQPVLVLMGTKDPDFPDPGAEARAARRLFPVAEARMLADAGHYPHADRPAAMANELIGFLAAANRA, encoded by the coding sequence ATGACTACTAGCTGGGTGGAGCGTGCCGGCGGTCGGATCGCGTACGAGGTGCACGGGCAGGGGCCGCTGGTGGTCCTCTCGCACGGCATGGGAGAGAACCGGCGCTCCTACCGGCATCTGATTCCGTTGCTGGTGGCGGCGGGCTACCGGGTCGCCTCGATCGACGTACGCGGGCACGGCGACTCCAGCGCCGACTGGCCGTCGTACGCCCCGGTGGAGGTGGGTGGCGACCTGCTCGCGGTGGTGCGCGACCTCGGCGGCGGTCCGGCCGTCCTGGTCGGCAACTCGTCCAGCGGCGCGGCAGTGGTCTTCGCCGCCGCCGACGCACCGGACCTGGTCAACGGCATCGTGCTGGTCGGCGCGTTCGTCAACCAGCCGAAGCTCAACCCCTTCCTTCGGCTGGCCCAGACGGTGGTGCTGCGCAGTCCACGGCTGTTCGGCCTGTTCCACCGCACGCTCTTCCCCGTGCACCGTCCGGCCGACGACGCGGAGTACCGCCGACAACTGGTGGCGGCGCTGCGTCGCCCCGGCCGGATGGCACCCGTGCGGGGCGTGATCCACCCGGTGCAGCCGCACTGGACCGCCCGAGCCCCGCAGGTGCGCCAGCCGGTGCTGGTGCTGATGGGCACGAAGGACCCCGACTTCCCCGACCCGGGCGCCGAGGCGCGGGCCGCCCGGCGGCTGTTTCCGGTCGCCGAGGCGCGGATGCTCGCCGACGCCGGGCACTACCCGCACGCCGACCGTCCAGCGGCGATGGCGAACGAACTGATCGGCTTCCTGGCGGCGGCCAACCGTGCCTAG
- a CDS encoding Ppx/GppA phosphatase family protein, whose translation MRLGVLDVGSNTVHLLVVDAHRGAHPWPAHSEKAVLRLAEQIGPDGALREAGADALVKAVEAARTSAAGLEVDDLIAFATSAVRDATNAADVLTRVRDSTGVRLEVLSGADEARMTFLAVRRWFGWSAGRLLVLDIGGGSLEIAAGIDEDPDVAVSLPLGAGRLTRDRLGVDPQSTVPPAPETVEELRQYVDAHLDPVVERMTEVGWERPVATSKTFRTLARLAGAAPSGAGLWARRRLTRSGLRQVLGFIRHIPPAQLVELEGVSAGRAHQLLAGAVVAESVMRRIGVDSLDVCPWALREGVILSRMDRLAPV comes from the coding sequence ATGCGACTGGGTGTCCTCGACGTCGGTTCCAACACGGTGCACCTGCTGGTGGTCGACGCCCACCGCGGCGCACACCCGTGGCCGGCGCATTCGGAGAAGGCCGTCCTGCGCCTCGCCGAGCAGATCGGACCGGACGGCGCGCTCCGCGAGGCCGGCGCGGACGCCCTGGTCAAGGCGGTGGAGGCGGCGCGTACGTCGGCCGCCGGCCTGGAGGTCGACGACCTGATCGCCTTCGCCACCTCCGCGGTGCGTGACGCCACCAACGCGGCCGACGTCCTGACCCGGGTACGGGACTCCACAGGTGTACGGCTGGAGGTGCTCTCCGGCGCCGACGAGGCGCGGATGACCTTCCTCGCGGTCCGCCGGTGGTTCGGCTGGTCCGCCGGGCGGCTGCTGGTGCTGGACATCGGTGGCGGCTCGCTGGAGATCGCGGCCGGTATCGACGAGGACCCGGACGTCGCGGTATCGCTGCCCCTGGGCGCCGGTCGGCTGACCCGGGACCGGCTCGGGGTGGATCCGCAGAGCACCGTCCCGCCCGCACCGGAGACGGTGGAGGAACTGCGGCAATACGTCGACGCCCACCTCGATCCGGTGGTCGAGCGGATGACCGAGGTGGGTTGGGAACGGCCGGTGGCTACCTCCAAGACCTTCCGTACGCTGGCCCGACTCGCCGGTGCCGCGCCCAGCGGGGCCGGGCTCTGGGCCCGACGTCGACTCACCCGGTCCGGCCTGCGACAGGTGCTCGGCTTTATCCGGCACATCCCACCCGCGCAGCTCGTCGAGTTGGAGGGGGTCAGCGCCGGGCGCGCCCACCAACTGCTGGCCGGCGCCGTGGTCGCCGAGTCGGTGATGCGTCGAATCGGCGTGGACTCCCTGGACGTGTGTCCGTGGGCACTGCGGGAGGGCGTGATCCTCAGCCGGATGGATCGACTCGCTCCGGTGTGA